A window of the Podospora bellae-mahoneyi strain CBS 112042 chromosome 6, whole genome shotgun sequence genome harbors these coding sequences:
- the RNR1 gene encoding ribonucleotide-diphosphate reductase subunit rnr1 (COG:F; EggNog:ENOG503NWE4) has protein sequence MYVKKRDGRQERVQFDKITARVSRLCYGLDMDHVDPVAITQKVISGVYGGVTTAQLDDLAAETAAYMTVTHPDYAILAARIAVSNLHKQTKKQWSSVVSDLYHYVNPKNGRPSPMIAKETYECVMRHKDDLDSAIVYDRDFNYQYFGFKTLERSYLLKLNGKIVERPQHMIMRVAVGIWGDDIERVIETYTYMSSKFFTHASPTLFNAGTPQAQLSSCFLVDMKDDSIDGIYDTLKTCAMISKMAGGIGLNIHRIRATGSYIAGTNGTSNGIVPMLRVFNNTARYVDQGGNKRPGAFAIYLEPWHADVFEFLDLRKNHGKEEIRARDLFLALWIPDLFMKRVEKNGEWTLMCPNECPGLADCYGEEFEALYEKYEKEGRGRKTIKAQKLWYAILEAQTETGNPFMLYKDACNRKSNQQNLGVIRSSNLCTEIVEYSAPDEVAVCNLASLALPQFVDYNEAKFDFKKLHEVTQIVVRNLNKIIDVNHYPVKEAYNSNMRHRPIGLGVQGLADAFLALRMPFESAEARELNKQIFETIYHAALTMSCQLAKEQGTYSTYEGSPVSKGILQYDMWNVKPSDLWDWDELKAEIKKSGVRNSLLVAPMPTASTSQILGNNECFEPYTSNIYQRRVLAGEFQVVNPWLLKDLVDMGLWSDNMKNRIIAEGGSIQNIPNIPADIKALYKTVWEISQRTIVQMAADRGAFIDQSQSLNIHMRDPTMGKITSMHFTGWKLGLKTGMYYLRTQAAAQPIQFTVDQEALLVQDSAVAKTSSGLKKRAPPGSYMSSPSAVPRPMAFVKDTPSGLSNGAPTTPPPIKTPTAGEVKSRPLASPAKPPPFKADVPEGDSPKALPTEPAEKPKEESLDAPAAEIKEAEDNDDESKEREVDIYSEAVLACSIENPEACVMCSG, from the exons ATGTACGTCAAGAAGCGTG ATGGGCGCCAGGAGCGCGTTCAGTTCGACAAGATCACAGCCCGTGTTTCAAGGCTTTGCTATGGGCTTGACATGGACCATGTTGATCCTGTTGCCATCACTCAGAAAGTCATTTCCGGGGTGTACGGAGGCGTTACAACAGCTCAGCTCGACGATTTG GCCGCCGAGACTGCCGCTTACATGACCGTCACCCACCCCGACTATGCCATTCTCGCCGCCCGTATCGCGGTTTCCAACCTTCACAAGCAGACCAAGAAGCAATGGTCGTCAGTCGTCAGCGATTTGTACCACTACGTCAACCCAAAGAATGGCCGCCCTTCGCCCATGATTGCCAAGGAGACATACGAGTGCGTCATGAGGCACAAGGACGACCTTGACTCAGCCATTGTCTACGACCGTGACTTCAACTACCAATACTTCGGCTTCAAGACACTGGAGCGCTCATACcttctcaagctcaacgGCAAGATTGTTGAGCGGCCACAGCACATGATCATGCGTGTGGCTGTCGGCATCTGGGGAGATGACATTGAGCGTGTCATTGAGACCTATACCTACATGTCCAGCAAGTTCTTCACGCACGCCTCGCCAACTCTCTTCAATGCCGGTACCCCCCAGGCTCAACTATCGTCATGCTTCTTGGTCGACATGAAGGATGACAGCATTGACGGCATTTACGATACCCTCAAGACTTGCGCTATGATCTCCAAGATGGCTGGTGGTATTGGTCTCAACATCCACCGCATTCGTGCCACTGGTTCGTACATTGCCGGCACCAACGGCACCTCCAACGGCATTGTCCCCATGCTTCGcgtcttcaacaacaccgctCGCTACGTCGATCAAGGTGGCAACAAGCGCCCCGGCGCCTTCGCTATCTACCTCGAGCCTTGGCACGCCGATGTGTTTGAGTTCCTCGACCTCCGCAAGAACCACGGTAAGGAGGAAATTCGCGCTCGCGATCTCTTCCTTGCCTTGTGGATCCCTGACCTGTTCATGAAGCGTGTTGAAAAGAACGGAGAGTGGACCCTCATGTGCCCCAACGAGTGCCCCGGCCTTGCCGACTGCTAcggcgaggagtttgaggctCTGTATGAGAAGTACGAGAAGGAGGGCCGTGGCCGCAAGACGATCAAGGCCCAGAAGTTGTGGTATGCCATCCTCGAGGCCCAAACCGAGACTGGCAACCCCTTCATGCTGTACAAGGACGCTTGCAATCGCAAGAGCAACCAACAGAACCTTGGTGTGATTCGCAGCTCCAACCTGTGCACTGAGATTGTTGAGTACTCGGCCCCCGATGAGGTTGCCGTCTGCAATCTTGCCTCGCTCGCCCTTCCTCAGTTCGTTGACTATAACGAAGCCAAGTTCGACTTCAAGAAGCTCCACGAGGTCACCCAGATCGTCGtccgcaacctcaacaaGATCATCGATGTCAACCACTACCCCGTCAAGGAGGCTTACAACAGCAACATGCGCCACAGACCCATTGGTCTTGGCGTTCAGGGTCTTGCTGATGCTTTCCTCGCTCTACGCATGCCTTTCGAGTCAGCTGAGGCTCGCGAGTTGAACAAGCAGATCTTTGAGACCATCTACCACGCTGCTTTGACCATGTCGTGCCAGCTTGCCAAGGAGCAGGGCACCTACTCCACCTACGAGGGCTCTCCCGTCTCCAAGGGCATCCTTCAGTATGACATGTGGAATGTGAAGCCCAGCGACCTGTGGGACTGGGATGAGCTCAAggccgagatcaagaagagcGGCGTCCGCAACTCGCTGTTGGTTGCCCCCATGCCGAcggcctccacctcccagatTCTGGGCAACAACGAGTGCTTCGAGCCCTATACTTCCAACATCTACCAGCGCCGTGTGCTTGCCGGCGAGTTCCAAGTCGTCAACCCCTGGCTTCTAAAGGACCTCGTCGATATGGGTCTCTGGTCTGACAACATGAAGAACCGCATCATTGCGGAGGGTGGCTCCATCCAAAACATTCCCAACATCCCGGCCGACATCAAGGCCTTGTACAAGACCGTCTGGGAAATCTCTCAGCGTACCATCGTCCAGATGGCTGCCGACCGTGGAGCCTTCATCGATCAGTCCCAGTCGCTCAACATCCACATGCGTGATCCCACCATGGGCAAGATCACCAGCATGCACTTCACTGGCTGGAAGTTGGGTCTCAAAACTGGCATGTACTACCTCCGTACCCAGGCTGCTGCGCAGCCCATCCAGTTCACCGTCGATCAGGAGGCCCTCCTGGTGCAGGATAGTGCCGTTGCCAAGACATCATCCGGGCTTAAGAAGCGCGCTCCTCCCGGCAGCTACATGTCGTCCCCTAGCGCGGTCCCCCGGCCCATGGCCTTTGTGAAGGATACCCCCAGTGGTCTCAGCAACGGCgctcccaccactcctcctcctatcAAGACCCCCACCGCTGGTGAGGTCAAGTCACGTCCTCTGGCATCGCCAGCGAAGCCTCCTCCGTTCAAGGCGGACGTTCCGGAAGGTGACAGCCCCAAGGCTCTCCCCACCGAGCCGGCTGAGAAGCCCAAGGAGGAGTCGCTCGACGCTCCGGCTGCCGAGATCAAAGAGGCGGAGGACAATGACGACGAAAGCAAGGAGCGTGAGGTGGACATTTATTCCGAGGCAGTGCTTGCTT GCAGCATTGAAAACCCCGAGGCCTGTGTGATGTGCAGCGGTTaa
- a CDS encoding hypothetical protein (EggNog:ENOG503NVMD; COG:L) — protein sequence MILKSFSSTTRIFTRALLSSGATAHHFSATPALRSKMAESNSTEANGASLTTYQPRYIDIGINLADPIFRGRYHGKSRHPDDLQGVIDRAKEVGCTKLLVTGSSFKSSRDALKIASKFPNVVFTTAGIHPCSSSIFSPSHHKHHDESQSEDESADQHTPACGPDPTKPILDGEGVDHARSEVIISDLKELITTAPKNSLIAFGEFGLDYDRLHYCSKEVQLHSFAAQLRLAASLSPQLPLFLHSRAAHGDFVRLLKDAFGPRLEKLQKGGVVHSFTGTIEEAKELMDLGLYVGINGCSFKTVENCKVVKQIDLSKMMLETDGPWCEVRPTHEGWKYLVQFEEARRKEQEEKKRLEEEERQKQEKIEAERKAQEELEKKAAELESGVEGGKAGGEGEKKRQRQPKKPKQQQQPQGKKNQKKESEVPDRFKVVKKEKWEEGAMVKGRNEPCTIERIARIVAGIKGVGVEEVCEAAWENTAKVFGPF from the exons ATGATACTGAAGAGTttttcatcaacaacacggATATTCACAAGAGCTCTGCTCTCGAGCGGAGCAACAGCACATCACTTCTCAGCAACACCTGCACTCAGATCAAAAATGGCCGAGTCCAACTCAACCGAGGCCAATGGTGCCTCTCTCACAACATACCAGCCGCGATACATCGAT ATTGGCATCAACCTCGCTGATCCCATCTTCCGCGGCCGTTACCATGGCAAATCAAGACACCCCGATGACCTCCAGGGTGTCATCGACAGAGCCAAAGAAGTAGGCTGCACCAAGCTCCTCGTAACCGGCTCCTCCTTCAAATCCTCCCGTGACGCCCTCAAAATAGCCTCCAAATTCCCGAACGTGGTCTTCACCACAGCCGGAATCCAcccctgctcctcctccatcttctccccttcccaccacaAACACCACGACGAGTCCCAATCCGAGGACGAATCCGCCGACCAGCACACCCCCGCCTGCGGACCCGACCCAACAAAACCCATCCTCGATGGCGAAGGCGTCGACCACGCCCGCTCAGAAGTCATCATCTCCGACCTCAAAGAGCTGATCACTACCGCTCCGAAAAACAGCCTCATAGCCTTTGGCGAGTTCGGCCTCGACTACGACAGACTCCACTACTGCTCAAAGGAAGTACAACTCCACTCCTTCGCCGCCCAGCTCAGACTCGCGGCGTCGCTCTCCCCTCAGTTACCGCTCTTTCTCCACTCCCGCGCCGCACACGGGGACTTTGTTCGTCTGCTCAAAGATGCGTTTGGCCCTAGGCTTGAAAAGCTGCAAAAGGGTGGTGTAGTCCACTCATTTACTGGAACAATAGAAGAGGCAAAAGAGCTGATGGATCTGGGATTGTACGTTGGCATCAACGGGTGCAGTTTCAAGACCGTCGAGAACTGCAAGGTGGTCAAGCAAATCGACCTGAGCAAAATGATGCTTGAGACGGATGGTCCGTGGTGTGAGGTTAGGCCTACGCATGAGGGGTGGAAGTATCTGGTTCAGTTTGAGGAAGCTAGAagaaaggagcaggaggagaagaagaggctagaggaggaggagaggcaaAAGCAGGAAAAGATCGAGGCAGAAAGAAAAgcgcaggaggagctggagaagaaggctgctgagtTGGAGAGTGGTGTAGAGGGGGGCAAGGCtggcggggaaggggagaagaagagacagCGACAACCCAAGAAGCCtaagcagcaacagcagccgcaggggaagaagaatCAGAAGAAGGAAAGCGAAGTGCCTGATCGGTtcaaggttgtcaagaaggagaagtgggaggagggggcgaTGGTCAAGGGGAGGAATGAGCCGTGCACCATTGAGCGGATTGCGAGGATTGTGGCTGGGATCaagggggtgggtgtggaAGAGGTGTGTGAAGCTGCATGGGAGAACACTGCCAAGGTGTTTGGTCCTTTTTGA
- the CHL4 gene encoding chromosome loss-related protein (EggNog:ENOG503P0M1; COG:S): MSRISVPTTAPLPSSLRVNPSSTTVTKILSRLSRASLISVALDWLDEDNLSLATPYLRPDQDDDEEEDDGDFYPPASSPEELREEYLSLQNRKGSKRDVLDRITTGDWRHGVSLYQLAIADLQYLYDHPTSQKWSAYNIVPLKAPTEDDDGEVQPLEADKTSLTIPRFHPSLFLKSLQAQILPDIKAHYNLDRHKTLPLLILRIFVIDSPYNTPLSLSSNGNMDTGSKTILIAFPDGSPNIFISKPTSTGPAGASESKSLRALLVEGIPKALSLPRQRVTLQSTSLTTRNLEGLLDRRGATRGNAAGGGWSIYADEKVKESPLSTVLPSPPLSHAAEEEEQGNGDKKRRERPTVEERVNKRAKLVAQARFGDTARVGDGKGVERVDLVMEDPFEIGGDDADRMDIEGEDDGEEAFRPNVRLTFHGSHVFAGIRQLVECGVIDGEKMPGWMTGEEGVTIGAVRNGRIRGHKGSGL; the protein is encoded by the coding sequence ATGTCCCGAATATCAGTCCCTACCACAGCGCCTCTGCCCTCCTCTCTACGCGTCAACCCTTCCAGCACAACAGTCACCAAAATTCTTAGCCGGCTCTCACGCGCTTCTCTCATCTCTGTTGCCTTGGACTGGCTAGACGAGGACAACCTATCTCTAGCCACCCCCTACCTCCGTCCAGACcaggacgacgatgaagaagaagatgacggcgACTTCTACCCCCCTGCCTCATCCCCGGAGGAGCTCCGGGAAGAGtacctctccctccagaATCGTAAAGGCTCCAAAAGAGATGTCCTAGACAGAATCACCACAGGCGACTGGCGCCACGGGGTATCGCTCTACCAGCTCGCCATCGCAGACCTGCAATACCTCTACGAccacccaacctcccagaAATGGTCAGCCTATAACATAGTCCCGCTGAAAGCACCAacagaggacgacgacggcgaggtGCAGCCGCTGGAAGCCGACAAAACATCACTAACCATACCAAGGTTTCACCCTTCGTTGTTTCTCAAATCGCTCCAGGCTCAAATCCTGCCTGATATCAAAGCACACTACAACCTCGACCGTCACAAGACGCTTCCCTTACTGATACTGAGGATCTTTGTCATTGACTCCCCCTACAACACCCCTTTGTCCCTATCCTCCAATGGCAACATGGACACTGGCTCCAAGACGATACTCATCGCTTTCCCGGATGGCTCACCAAACATTTTTATTTCTAAACCCACCTCTACCGGCCCGGCAGGGGCGTCAGAATCGAAATCCCTTAGGGCActgctggtggaggggataCCAAAGGCGCTGTCACTGCCGAGGCAGAGGGTCACGCTGCAGAGTACTTCTTTGACGACAAGAAATCTGGAGGGGTTGCTCGATCGAAGGGGCGCGACGAGAGGCAATGCggcaggtggtgggtggagtATCTATGCGGATGAGAAGGTCAAAGAGTCCCCGTTGAGTACTGTTTTGCCTAGCCCACCGTTGAGCCAtgcagcagaggaggaagaacaAGGGAATGGTGAtaagaagaggagggagagacCGACGGTGGAAGAGAGGGTGAATAAACGGGCCAAGCTGGTCGCGCAAGCTCGGTTTGGGGATACGGCACGGGTAggagatgggaagggggtggagagggtggattTGGTTATGGAGGATCCTTTCGAGattgggggtgatgatgctgataGGATGGATattgaaggggaggatgacggggAGGAAGCATTCAGGCCGAATGTGAGGTTGACGTTTCATGGCAGCCATGTCTTTGCGGGAATACGACAGTTGGTTGAATGCGGGGTCATAGATGGGGAAAAGATGCCGGGGTGGATGacgggtgaggagggtgtcacCATAGGGGCTGTGAGAAATGGCAGGATAAGAGGGCATAAGGGCTCTGGACTGTAG